A section of the Petrimonas sulfuriphila genome encodes:
- a CDS encoding acyloxyacyl hydrolase, translating into MNKQITYKLLIFATVFLFFATKPSSAQTRSDSVLQPDRFRNRLEFEARPGYIIPTHNFLKGENARSKPIRNSFSTHLKYSFQFKPGSPAGSIYGIPHQGIGVAYFTFGEPQQLGAPLAVYLFQGARLAQMTSKLSLHYEWNFGLSGGWKPYHPKTNPDSRVIGSKINAYMNTGFYLNQTLSQYFNLIGGISIAHFSNGNTQFPNAGLNTAGVKLGLMYTLNPSIMSRQSPYRGAVADFPRHVSYDIVLFGSWRRKGVYLEGKGIASPHEYPVGGFNINPMYNFGYKLRAGLSLDGIYDSSANVYTEDYIVEPGGKNPGYTFHNPPVNKQLALGISARAEYVMPYFTVGVGIGSNIVHGGGDLAGLYQMLALKVEVTRNSFIHIGYNLQNFQTPNYLMLGIGYRFNNKYPCFYR; encoded by the coding sequence ATGAACAAACAAATCACATACAAATTATTAATTTTTGCTACTGTTTTCCTGTTTTTCGCCACGAAACCCTCGTCCGCTCAAACACGTTCAGATTCTGTGCTCCAACCGGATAGGTTCCGGAACAGATTGGAATTCGAAGCCCGGCCGGGATACATTATTCCTACCCATAATTTTCTGAAAGGCGAGAATGCCCGCTCCAAACCCATTCGGAATTCGTTTTCCACCCACCTGAAGTACTCCTTTCAATTTAAGCCCGGCTCCCCTGCAGGGAGCATTTACGGTATACCGCACCAAGGGATTGGAGTTGCATATTTTACGTTTGGCGAGCCTCAGCAATTGGGAGCCCCCCTTGCCGTGTATTTGTTTCAAGGTGCTCGTTTAGCACAAATGACCTCCAAGTTGTCGCTTCATTACGAGTGGAACTTCGGGTTATCGGGCGGATGGAAACCTTACCATCCCAAAACAAATCCGGATAGCCGCGTCATCGGCTCGAAAATAAACGCATATATGAACACCGGATTTTATCTCAACCAAACACTTTCACAATACTTCAACCTGATTGGGGGTATCAGCATCGCACACTTTTCCAACGGGAACACACAGTTTCCCAATGCAGGATTAAATACGGCAGGAGTCAAGCTGGGGCTGATGTACACGCTTAATCCTAGTATAATGTCCCGGCAGTCCCCATACCGGGGAGCAGTGGCAGATTTTCCCCGCCATGTGAGTTACGATATTGTTTTGTTCGGTTCGTGGCGGCGAAAAGGTGTTTATCTTGAAGGCAAAGGAATAGCCTCACCGCACGAATATCCGGTAGGCGGCTTCAACATCAACCCCATGTATAACTTTGGTTACAAGCTGCGTGCCGGTTTATCGCTGGACGGTATTTACGACAGCAGTGCAAACGTGTATACCGAAGACTATATTGTTGAGCCTGGTGGTAAAAATCCCGGATACACGTTTCATAATCCACCGGTTAACAAACAATTGGCTTTAGGTATTTCTGCACGGGCGGAGTATGTGATGCCTTACTTTACGGTGGGTGTGGGTATCGGTTCGAATATCGTCCACGGAGGTGGCGACCTGGCCGGACTATACCAGATGTTGGCGCTGAAAGTGGAAGTTACCAGAAATTCGTTTATCCATATCGGCTATAATCTTCAGAACTTCCAAACGCCGAATTACCTGATGTTGGGTATCGGGTACCGGTTCAATAACAAATATCCCTGTTTTTACAGGTAA
- a CDS encoding arginine--tRNA ligase produces MNIENILQTAIISAIKELYSVDVNASQITLQKTKKEFKGHFTLVTFPLLKISKKNPEQTAQEIGMYLADKSPVVSEFNVIKGFLNLTIASKVWLDLLENIDKNPEFGFTPVANDAPLFMVEYSSPNTNKPLHLGHIRNNLLGHSLCEILKANGKRVVKTNIVNDRGIHICKSMLAWQKWGDGETPASSGKKGDHLIGKYYVLFDKKYKAELADLQAAGLSREQAEAQSVLMEEAREMLRQWEANDAQTVNLWKMMNGWVYAGFDETYEKLGVSFDKIYYESQTYLAGKDEVLRGLKEGVFYQREDGSVWADLTHEGLDEKILLRSDGTSVYMTQDIGTAKLRFDDYPIDTMIYVVGNEQNYHFQVLSILLDKLGFEFGKGLVHFSYGMVELPEGKMKSREGTVVDADDLMAEMIQTARETSEELGKLDGVTPEEADRVVTMIGMGALKYFILKVDPKKNMTFNPKESIDFNGNTGPFIQYTHARIKSVLRKAEEQGIPVPESMQADIVLSEKEEGLVQLLAEFPDIVKQAGDEYNVSLIGNYVYDLAKEFNQFYHDFPMLREKDEALRAFRLLLSKNVAITIKKGMVLFGIEVPERM; encoded by the coding sequence ATGAACATCGAGAATATACTTCAGACTGCAATTATAAGCGCAATAAAAGAATTGTACAGCGTAGATGTAAATGCATCGCAAATCACACTTCAGAAAACAAAGAAAGAATTTAAAGGACATTTCACCCTCGTAACCTTTCCTTTGTTAAAGATTTCGAAGAAGAATCCCGAACAAACGGCACAGGAAATCGGTATGTACCTGGCCGATAAATCACCCGTTGTTTCGGAGTTTAACGTGATAAAAGGTTTTCTAAACCTGACGATTGCCTCGAAAGTATGGCTTGATCTGCTCGAGAACATCGATAAAAATCCCGAATTCGGCTTCACACCTGTTGCTAATGACGCACCCTTGTTTATGGTGGAATATTCGTCGCCCAACACCAACAAACCGCTTCATCTGGGACACATCCGTAACAATCTCCTGGGACATTCGCTCTGTGAAATACTGAAAGCCAACGGTAAACGGGTGGTAAAAACCAATATCGTGAACGACCGGGGTATCCATATCTGCAAATCGATGCTGGCCTGGCAGAAATGGGGAGATGGGGAAACACCCGCATCATCGGGCAAGAAAGGCGACCACCTCATCGGCAAGTATTATGTGCTTTTCGATAAAAAATACAAAGCCGAACTAGCCGACCTGCAGGCTGCCGGACTATCAAGGGAGCAAGCCGAAGCCCAATCGGTTTTGATGGAGGAAGCGCGCGAGATGCTTCGTCAATGGGAAGCAAACGATGCCCAAACTGTGAATTTATGGAAAATGATGAACGGATGGGTGTATGCCGGTTTCGATGAGACGTACGAAAAGCTGGGGGTCTCGTTCGACAAGATCTATTACGAGTCGCAAACCTACCTGGCTGGAAAAGACGAGGTGCTGCGAGGATTGAAAGAGGGTGTTTTCTACCAGCGTGAAGACGGGTCGGTATGGGCCGATTTAACCCATGAAGGGCTTGATGAAAAAATCCTTCTTCGCTCCGACGGAACTTCAGTGTACATGACGCAAGATATCGGCACAGCGAAGCTCCGGTTCGATGACTATCCCATAGACACCATGATTTACGTGGTTGGAAATGAACAAAACTACCATTTCCAGGTGCTCTCCATACTGCTCGATAAGCTGGGTTTTGAATTCGGAAAAGGATTGGTCCATTTCTCTTACGGGATGGTGGAACTGCCCGAAGGCAAGATGAAATCGCGTGAAGGGACCGTAGTGGATGCCGATGATTTGATGGCCGAGATGATTCAGACCGCCCGCGAAACTTCGGAAGAACTGGGAAAGCTGGACGGTGTAACACCAGAGGAAGCCGATCGTGTTGTAACCATGATTGGAATGGGGGCCCTGAAATATTTCATTCTGAAAGTAGATCCGAAAAAAAACATGACCTTCAATCCGAAAGAATCCATTGATTTTAACGGGAATACCGGTCCGTTTATCCAATACACCCACGCCCGCATCAAATCAGTTTTGCGCAAAGCCGAGGAACAAGGGATTCCTGTTCCTGAATCAATGCAGGCAGACATTGTTCTTTCTGAAAAAGAAGAAGGGTTGGTGCAGTTGCTGGCTGAATTTCCGGATATCGTCAAACAGGCCGGAGACGAATACAACGTCTCGCTAATCGGAAATTACGTGTACGATCTGGCCAAAGAATTCAACCAGTTCTATCACGATTTCCCCATGCTGCGTGAAAAGGACGAAGCCCTGCGTGCGTTCCGCCTGCTGCTTTCGAAGAACGTAGCCATAACCATCAAAAAGGGAATGGTATTGTTTGGGATTGAAGTGCCGGAAAGGATGTAA